From the Desulfarculaceae bacterium genome, one window contains:
- a CDS encoding iron-containing alcohol dehydrogenase, translating to MNPLQIYNHLNPGQLLFGKGSLGQMDDFLPSRAKTLVVTDQGLRAAGLVEKATDQLERLGVEYVVYDQVSQDAPLDQIMQAAELYRSEGCGAIMAIGGGSPMDAAKGVGVDVSQPGSVREYATGRVIEAPLPPFTAIPTTAGTGSEVTYSAVISDNQTTRKIVIRNQALVPKLAVLDPDLLAGLPPRIAAETGADAMSHAMEGLVTRNAQPVSDALELHAIKLIGQNLRAMVGDPGNPEAAANMLLASTLASMGWTNVGLGLTHSLAHPLGAHYHISHGAACALYLPYVMHFNILAAAPKYRMAAEALGQDVNGLSDHDAAMAALEAVQDLFDDVGLAMSYEEMGIEDFQIHEDVLEEILSVPTKQANPRVSGPEEIVGLLEAPK from the coding sequence ATGAATCCCCTGCAGATCTACAACCACCTCAATCCCGGCCAATTGCTCTTTGGAAAGGGCAGCCTGGGGCAGATGGACGATTTCCTCCCCAGCAGGGCCAAGACCCTTGTGGTTACCGACCAGGGGTTGCGGGCGGCGGGCCTGGTGGAAAAGGCCACCGACCAGTTGGAGCGCCTCGGGGTTGAATACGTGGTCTACGATCAGGTGAGCCAGGACGCGCCCCTGGACCAGATCATGCAGGCGGCGGAGCTGTACCGGAGCGAGGGCTGCGGCGCGATCATGGCCATCGGCGGCGGCAGCCCCATGGACGCGGCCAAGGGCGTGGGCGTGGACGTGTCCCAGCCCGGCTCGGTGCGTGAATACGCCACCGGCCGGGTCATCGAGGCTCCCCTGCCCCCCTTCACGGCCATCCCCACCACCGCGGGCACGGGCAGCGAGGTGACCTACTCGGCGGTGATCAGCGACAACCAGACCACCCGCAAGATCGTCATCCGCAACCAGGCTCTGGTGCCCAAGCTGGCCGTGTTGGACCCGGACCTCTTGGCCGGTCTGCCCCCGCGCATCGCGGCCGAGACCGGGGCCGACGCCATGTCCCATGCCATGGAAGGCCTGGTGACCCGCAACGCCCAGCCGGTTTCCGACGCCCTGGAGCTGCACGCCATCAAGCTCATCGGCCAGAACCTCAGGGCCATGGTGGGCGACCCGGGCAACCCGGAAGCCGCGGCCAACATGCTCCTGGCCTCCACCCTGGCCTCCATGGGCTGGACCAACGTGGGCCTGGGCCTCACCCATTCCCTGGCCCACCCCCTGGGCGCCCACTACCACATCAGCCACGGCGCGGCCTGCGCCCTGTATCTGCCCTACGTCATGCACTTCAACATCCTGGCCGCCGCGCCCAAGTACCGCATGGCCGCCGAGGCCCTGGGCCAGGACGTGAACGGGCTCAGCGACCACGACGCCGCCATGGCCGCCCTGGAGGCGGTGCAGGATCTCTTCGACGACGTGGGCCTTGCCATGAGCTACGAGGAGATGGGCATCGAGGACTTCCAGATTCACG
- a CDS encoding OprD family porin, with protein sequence MLRKLLWGLLLLTALLPCPTAWAEATGGLWASLSRGELNIHLRSFYMDRDYNDKPDQSAWAIGGELSYATRPWHGLSMGASLYTSQPFFYAPLDRAGTDLLTNSQTGYTVLGQAYIKAAYRGFSATLGRQALDNPLINPFDFRMTPVTYEALSLAYTSSGLSLNLAQVQGYKSWNDTTFQPMSRAPGLGGGDEPVTLGGAAYAWGGYKLQVWDYVCHEYMNSFYAQADGGWDLAPDWRLAGGLQIMAQQDVGAAKIGSFRALQTGLKAALSWKETTFTVAYTDTGDGHDMVNPWAAWPGFTAIMELSNDLAGQRTWLFRLGAEMAQYGLPGLTATLTHTRATVPDGRNFAKPDQVETDVDLRYYFSDELKPLWLHLRGGYVDQDITMGGDTYTDLRFIVNYDFSL encoded by the coding sequence ATGTTGCGCAAGCTCCTCTGGGGTCTGCTTCTGCTGACCGCCCTGCTCCCCTGCCCGACCGCGTGGGCCGAGGCCACCGGCGGCCTGTGGGCCAGCCTGAGCCGAGGCGAGCTGAACATCCATTTGCGCAGTTTCTACATGGACCGGGATTACAACGACAAGCCGGACCAATCGGCCTGGGCCATCGGCGGGGAGCTGTCTTACGCCACCCGGCCCTGGCACGGCCTGTCCATGGGCGCGAGCCTTTACACCTCGCAGCCGTTCTTCTACGCCCCCCTGGACCGCGCGGGCACGGACCTCCTAACCAACAGCCAGACCGGCTACACCGTGTTGGGCCAGGCCTATATCAAGGCCGCCTACCGCGGCTTCAGCGCCACCCTGGGCCGCCAGGCCCTGGACAACCCCCTGATCAACCCCTTTGACTTCCGCATGACCCCGGTGACCTACGAGGCCCTGAGCCTGGCCTACACCTCGAGCGGGCTCAGCCTCAACCTGGCCCAGGTGCAAGGCTACAAGAGCTGGAACGACACCACCTTTCAGCCCATGAGCCGCGCGCCGGGGCTGGGCGGCGGCGACGAGCCGGTCACCCTGGGCGGCGCGGCCTATGCCTGGGGCGGGTACAAGCTGCAGGTGTGGGACTACGTGTGCCATGAGTACATGAACTCGTTTTACGCGCAGGCGGACGGCGGCTGGGACCTGGCCCCGGACTGGCGCCTTGCCGGCGGGTTGCAGATCATGGCCCAGCAGGACGTGGGCGCGGCCAAAATCGGCAGCTTCCGGGCCTTGCAGACCGGCCTCAAGGCGGCGCTTAGCTGGAAAGAAACCACCTTCACCGTGGCCTACACCGACACCGGCGACGGCCACGACATGGTCAACCCCTGGGCGGCCTGGCCCGGCTTCACTGCGATCATGGAGCTGTCCAACGACCTGGCCGGGCAGCGCACCTGGCTCTTCCGCTTGGGGGCGGAGATGGCCCAGTACGGCCTGCCGGGCCTCACGGCCACCCTGACCCACACCCGGGCCACGGTGCCCGACGGGCGCAACTTCGCCAAGCCCGACCAGGTGGAGACCGACGTGGACCTCAGGTACTACTTCAGCGACGAGCTGAAGCCGCTGTGGCTGCACCTCAGGGGCGGCTACGTGGACCAGGACATAACCATGGGCGGAGACACCTACACCGACCTGCGTTTCATCGTGAACTACGACTTCTCCCTTTAG